The nucleotide sequence AGACCTGGAACCTTAAACTTCAGTTCCTGAATCTAGTCCCCAGGCTGCTTCTTGCAAGTAGGAAAAAAAGAGTCCGCAGGCAAGGATCATCAACTCTTCTCCCGGTTTGGATAGGCATATAAGAAGGAAGAAGGTGGAAAATAAGAGTCCGCTAAGAAAATCCTTCTTTCCCTTCCAGAGGACCCAAACCATTCCTAAAAACAAGAGTACCGATTTGAATAGAGACGGTCCTAAACTAGGATGAGGAGGCTCATATAAGATCCAAGCTCCGGAAACCAAAACACAAATTCCTAAAATTAGAATACGAACTTGTTTCGGAACGGAGAAAATTAGAAATAAGGAAAGTGCTGGGATCAAAAAAGGAGAAAGTTCCCTTCTGGAAAAGGAAAGGATACAGGATCCTGCCAATATTAGAATTCCTAAAGTTTCTCTAAAAGCTGGAGAGCGGCTTCCTAAAAAAGAAAATCCTCCGGAAGAGATCATACCGGCAAGGCTTAATGACACCAGATCCAAAATGAATTCCGCGGAGGTGCCGTCCCAAAAGGAAAGAACACATAGTGAAGCGGGAAAAAGTAAAAAACTGAGATTGGGTCTAAGGGTTTTGGAAGAATGGAACTGGGAAAATGCGATCGTAAGACAGAGTACCAAGGAACCGGAAAAAGGAAACCCATAGGTTTTGAAAAACAGATAAGCTGAGGTGAAGAATAGAAAAACCATTTGTATCTATTATGAAATTCCAGTATTCTGACGAATCAAACCGTTATGATCCTGAACGAGATTATCATCCAGACGGAAAAGATAGACGGCGTTCAAGTTCTGAAATTGCAGGGTTCTATCAACTCCTTTACGGAGAAAAAATTTAAGGATGTACTATCCTTGGCGGTACGTCAGGGACCGGTCATCATGGATATGGAAGACGTTCATTTGGTATCCTCCACCGGGGTCCAGGCCTTAAAGGAAGTTAGTCAATCCAGTTTCGCAACTAAGAACAAACTGGTTCTTGTAAATATTTCCAAAGCGGTGATCAATGTTTTTAAGATGGCCGGCTTAAGCGGATTTTTCCTAATTGCAAACGACGAAGAGGCAGCATTAAAGATGGCCTCTAAAAGATGATAATCTAAGATCTAAGATGAAATCTCGGAAATAAAAAATGAAATCTGAAAAAACTTCCTCCTTTAATTATTTTAGAAAGGCTTGGCACTTACTAGGACTGATCATTCCCGCCTTTTATTATTTCGATGTATTTCACGGCCAATTTTCGTTAATGTATGCCACCAGGGCCATTCTGACCGTTTTACTCGTTCTATGTCTGGGGCTTTTGGTCCTATTAGAATGGGCGCGGTTCCATATTCCTGTCGTCCAGACGGTATTCGTAAAGTTAGCCGGTCCTTTATTGAAGGAAGAGGAGAAATCCAGGATCAACGGGACCTTTCCTTATTTTCTTTCCATCACGCTTGTGGTATTTTTTTTTCCTCCTGATATTGCGATCCTTTCTTTATTATTCTTAGTCATTGGAGATCCGATGGCTGCTTGGGTCGGGACCCATTTCGGAAAGAACAGATTTTCGAACGGAAAATCTAAGGAAGGGATTTTAGCGTTTATTTTATCTTCCGCCGTCGTAGGACTTTGGTTTCTCTCTGTGATTCAGTCGGGCTCCAGAGAATTCGGGATCTATCAATTTTCTTCCGGAGAATTTTGGCAGAATGTAATTTTGATCCTGCCTGCAGTAATCGCTGCCGCCGTAACCGAATTGTATAGTGGAACGTATTGGAACGGGATCGTAGATGATAATCTTCTGATCCCGGTAGTGTCTGCGGTTGTATTAGGACTTTTCTCGTATTTTACTCTGAATCTGAGCGTAGATCAGATCTTTTTAAATCCGATGCAGATCTTCGAGATGTATTAGGAAATCGAATTTTCTTTTCTGCGGGGGTTCAATTTAAGGAGTTTTTTCCGCAGGAAGGACATGATATACGAAATCGATCCTGGTTTTTGTGCTGCCTTTGATCCCTTTTGCAGACCAGGTAAATTCTAAGTCGGTCGGAAAAATCGAAGTCTCATACGGATATTGTCCTAAACGATTTTCCTTTTTTTGTTTTTCTTTCACCATAGAACCTAGATAATTAAAAGAACCGATCCAATCTTCTCCGATCTCGAAACCTTCCATCTTACCTTTTACGCCTGCAAATTCGTACATCGCAAAGTAGGTTTCTTGGATCTGTTTTCTTTCTTCCGGACTCATTCTGCGGTTCATTCGAAGCACGAACCCTGGAGTTTCTCTGGCATGGAAATAAAGATAGTTGCCAAGCTCCTCCCAAGTATTCGGCTTTTTGGCATTCGGAATATCCACCGAATATTTTTTATTCAAGGGAGAAGGTTCCCTGCACACTCCATCTCTCGTGAAATAGTCGCAAAGTTCCACATTGTTCACGGAAAGAACGGAAGGTTCGCAGGCCATAAAGGCAAATAAGAATAGATAAGTTGGTTTAACGTTTTTCCAAAGAGCTAACATAAGATTCTCGTAAATTAGTAAAAAAGTATAAAACTTCAGGGTGTTTGAAAAATTCCGATGCGGAAGTTTGCGGGATCCATTTTTGTCCCTGGTAGGTATATATGATCTCTGCGAATACACCATGGAACAAATAGATCCTATGTAGATCCTCTTCCAATGAGGCTAAAACCAAATTATAAGGAGTCAGATACCCAGGCAATACCCTGATTGACTCATCCGATTTGCGTAAGTAAGTCTGGAATTTCATACATTCCTTCTGGAGACTTGGAAGTTCTTCCCTGGAAATTCTACGCTTCAAAGAAAGAATTCTAGTAAATCTACCGATAGGAGAATCCAAAAAATTTTCAAACTGATGGGTCCATTTTGGAAGAGCTTTGGACTCGTATAAGGTTTGAGAAAATGAATCTTCCGCTTTTTCTTTTAAACGATAATATGCCTCTTCATTTTCGTAAGAAACCACAATAAAGAAGGATGCAGGAAGAGGTTTTTTGGGTTTGGAAGAGTTCTGTTTGGAATTCACTTGTTTAAGCGGCTTTCAGGCAGCAGATTATAATTTGGAATCGAAATAATCCAGCAGAATTTTAGTAAGCCAACGACCGTCCGGAAGATCCGGTTTGGAATCCGTCACAAATCCAACATGGCCTCCTTGTTTGGTCAGAATGGTTTTTAAGTTCGGAAGTCTGTTCCAATCGATCGAATTCCATTCGAATAGAGGGACCACTGGATCATCTTCCGCATGGATAAGAATTCCATGATGAGTGATGGATTGGATATATCCTATGCAGGAGTTTTTTTTATAATATTCCATAGCACTCGGATACCCGAAAGAAGGAGCTGTGATCATATCGTCGAAATCAAAAAACGTTTTTATTTTTTTGGAATTTTCCAATTGCAAAGGAGTCAGATCCAATATCCCTTCTTTGATCTTCTTTTTAAAACTGCTAATAAAATGATTTCTGTAAAATCTTCCGGAAAGTGAATCGATAAATTCGCAATTTTTGGCCAGATCCAGGGGAGGGGAGACCGCCGAAAAAGCGAGTGATTTATGATTTCTGGATTCTCCGAAAAATTTTAGGACCAAGTTCGCGGAGAGTGAAAATCCTGATACGAAGATCTTTTGACTCAAATATTCATAGATATAATCCAGAACATCCTGTAAATCTTCCGACTGACCCGCGTAATATGATTTTCTGGAAAACCCTCTTCCTCTTCCGCAATTTCGCAAATTCATCCGGATCACGCCGTATCCTCTTTCCAGAGCGGAGGAAGCAAGAGATATTAAATAAGAACTTTCCGAATCACCTTCCATTCCATGGATCATGAGTATATAACTCCCGTTAGATGGAATGGAGCTCTTACGATACGAGGAAACAGGAGGATTATGTTCTAACCAGAGTTTATCCCCGGATTCTCCGCTTACCGTAAGAAGGATATCTTCGCAGTAATAAGAGGTCCTAAGAGGATTTTCAGGAGGAAAAAGAGTGCTGTAAATAGTTTGTGCATGTTTTCCTGAAACGAATCTTTTAGGTCGAAAATGAGAGGCTTCCATGGATCAACGGATCTCGTTTTCCTTAAAAAACTCTTTCCACTCTTCTTCTTGTTCTTTTTTTAAAAGGGACCGTTTCTCTAAGAATTTCTTAAATTTTTTAAGGAATACTTTTCCCTTCTCTCTGATCTTTGCGTCCTCAGGGAACATATCTTCCAAATAAAAGTTCAAGAATTCGTCCAATTCGAAAGCGCTTAGATCGGAGACTAAAATTTTTTCGGAGGGGTCTTCCGGATCCTCGAATAATAAAGCCGAGAACTCCAAAAGTAGATTAGCTATTTCTTTTTCGGAAAGATGTTGTGCTCCTTCCGGAATAGTTTCCAGATAGGAGCGAACGGTTTCTTCTAAGGAAGAGGGACCAGACAACAGAAAAACCTTAATTTTGTTTCGGGAATTCGATCTTGGTCGCAAGAGTATCTACGATCCCGTATTTGATCGCTTCTTCCGCGTCCATATAATAATCTCTATCCGTGTCTTCTTCCAATTTTTCGACAGGGTGACCGCAAGCGTCTGCAAGTATTTGGTTCAATCTTGCTCTGGTTTTTAAGATCTCTTCTGCTTGGATCTTAAGATCGGATGCAGGAGCAACGATCTGTCCTCCGATACTCGGCTGATGGATCATCACTTTCCCGTTAGGCCAAATGGCTCTTTTACCTTTTACGCCTGCAGCTAAAAGAACGGATCCCATAGAAGCAGCCAGTCCCATACAAACGGTATGAACCGGAGAAGTGATCATTTTCATTGTGTCGTAGATGGTAAGTCCGGAAGTTACAACGCCTCCGGGACTATTGATATAAAATGTGATTTCCTTTCCTGGATCAGCCATTTCCAGATAGAGTAGTTTGCCTACGATATCTTTTGCGGATTCATCGGTAACCGCTCCCCATAAGAAAATTTTTCTATGGTCGATGAACTTTTTGGAAATTTTGCTACCGGCTAATTCTTCGATTACTTCGGTGATTTTTTCAGTCTCGGACATTATGGCTCCCTTAAGCAGCGGTTCGTTCTTCCAGTTTCTTCCTCCGTAATTTCCTGAAAACTCCAATAAATACGAAAGCAACAAAGGAAACGTAAAAAAAGCGAAGTAACTGGATCGGAGGGACCGGCATATCTCGGTCCGCTCTTAAAGCAATTAGACGGGAGGCGAGGACCGGACGATTCTCCGCTTTCGGCTCCGGCTCCCTAAATTTGATAATTTGTGCATTTTCGGAGAGAAGATAATACTTTCTAGCTTCTTTCTCCAAAGCTAATCTATCATCTCTGAGAAGTTTTTGCCTTTCTTCTAACTGTCTATTCTCATACTCCAGTCTTTCCACATCCAAACGAAGGCTGGAAAGACTGGTTTCTAGGGTAGACCGTACGACCAGACCGGACTCTCCCAATACCGTGAAGTAAAACATTCCGGAAAGAAAGAGTAGAAGTAAAAACAGTTTGTTCGCCAAGCCAATTCCCATAAGTAGTTTAGAGATTATAGAATGTATTTCTCCCTTTGTAAACCGCAGAAGAACCTAATTCTTCTTCGATCCTCAAAAGTTCGTTATATTTAGCGATCCTATCGGTCCTGGATAGGGAACCAGTTTTGATCTGGCCCGCGTTCGTACCCACCGCGATATGCGAAATAGTTACGTCCTCCGTTTCTCCGGATCTATGGCTGATCACATTCGTATATTTGGCTTTTTTCGCCATATCGATGGACGCCAAAGTTTCGGATAAACTTCCGATTTGGTTCACCTTGATCAGGATGGAATTGCCCACCTTTTGGGAAATTCCCTGGGAAAGTTTTTCTATATTGGTAACGAACAAATCGTCTCCAACCAGTTGGATCTTCTTACCCACTTTCTCGCTTAGAAGTTTCCAACCTTCCCAGTCATTCTCATCCAGACCGTCTTCAATAGTAATGATCGGATACTTTGAGACTAGATCTGAATAGTATTCCACTAATTCCGCGCTAGAGAACTCTTTATTTCCTTCTCCGCCCAAAACGTATTTTTTCTTGGATTTGTCGAAAAACTCGGAAGAAGCGGCATCTAAACCCAATAATACGTCTTTTTCCGGCTTATAACCCGCTTTTTCAATGGCTTGGAGGATCACTTCTAATCCTTCTAAGTTGCTTGCAAGATCCGGAGCGAATCCTCCCTCATCTCCTACCGCAGTATTCAGTTTTTTGGATTTGAGAACGGACTTAAGGCTATGGAAAACTTCTGCTCCGACTCTTAATGCTTCGCGGAAGCTATTCACTCCCACAGGTAGGATCATAAATTCTTGGAAGTCCACATTATTATCCGCATGGGCCCCACCGTTGATGATGTTCATCATTGGTACGGGAAGTTCATTTGCGAAATTCCCGCCGACGTATCTGTAAAGCGGAAGTCTAGTATGGGATGCTGCCGCCTTTGCTACCGCAAGAGAGGTTCCGAGTATCGCGTTTGCACCTAATTTTGATTTGTTTTTGGTCCCGTCCCGATCCAGCATCAAGAAATCAATTCTGTTTTGGTCTAAAGCGTCTTCGCCGATCAATATGTCTTTGATCTTGACGTTTACGTTTTCTACGGCTTTTAGGACACCTTTGCCTAAATAACGGGATTTATCTCCGTCTCTTAATTCTACCGCTTCGTATTCTCCTGTGGAGGCTCCGGAGGGAACTGCAGCTCTACCGAAAGAGCCGTCTTCCAGTGTTATATCTACTTCAACCGTAGGATTTCCTCTGGAATCCATGATTTCGCGGGCACGGATCGCCGAAATTTTGGAGCTTTTGGACATGTGATTTCCTTATAATACCTATCTCTTATAGATTTTTCCTGAAATCCTTTTGTTACGCGGAAATAAATCAAGCGGGAAAAGCAGGAAAAAGATTGCCTGGACCGGCTATAAAGATACAAATCCGTCGATGAAGACCACTGAAAAACATTCACTATTCTTTCATATCTCCTTCACGATACTATGTATCATAGTTCTATTACTTCCAATTCCAGCGACTAACGGTTGGAGATTGTTTTTTCTGGTTTTAGTCTATAATATCTCTCTGCCAATCGTTGCCCAGGTTTGGGAACATGACCGTTGGATGGATATTTTTCTTTTTGTTTTACCTGTAAGTATTCTACAAGTGATCCCTGATTGGTTCTTATCCAAAGTGCTTGGGGTTTTGGTGTTCCCTCCGGACGGATTTTATAAGATCGGAACAGTATCCGCATATATGGCCGGCCTTTGGACCATTCCACTTTTTATCATAGTGTATGTGGCCACTCGATTTGAAAAAAGATATCCTGAGGCAAATCCGCTCAGCAAATATCTGTTAGCCGGAGGAACCGCATTTTTGATCTTCTTCTTATCCGAAGAATTTATGAGACTAATACCGGTCTGGTATGCGCAGAATGTTTCCATGATCGGACATACTGCGATCTATGTTTTATTTCCTGAATTCGTCTTGGGAATATTTGCCACATTCGCATATTTTCATACCGAGCATAAACCTTTTAGGACCAAGTTACTTTGGGCAATCCCAACGATGGCTGTATACTTGGGAACTCTCTCTTTCAGTTATTTATTTGTAGAAGGTGTTTGGAAAGTCTAAAAAAGAATGAAGGTCCTGACCCAAATTTCTGAAATTAAGGACTTAGTCTCGGATCGAAATCCGGAAATCCTTTCTCTTCCTGAGGAATTTTCGCAGGAAACGGAAGTGGATCCGGAATATTCTTATACCATCCAGAAGGAATTCCAAGTCCAGGGTAAAGCCACCTTCGAGAACAAAGAATCGATCATTAAAGTGAGTCCCATCCAAAATGGAAGATCCGGATTTAGTTGGAATGGGATCAGATACGATTTAGATAGTAGGAAATGTATTAAAGGAAATCATAATATACAATTAGGAGAAGTAAAGGTGATAGAACATCCTCTTGCCTGGATGTTGGCATTCGGAATATATGCTGATTTTACCTTGACCGAATCCAGTTTTCCCACCTTCGATTTTTGCGATCGAGTCTATATGGACCATTCGAAGGGAAATTTAAAGAAATTAGGGGAAAGAAAAAAGATCTCTGTATCTTCTCCATTCGCTCTAGTTTGGGAAAAGGGTTACTGCGTTTTGGAGCCTTCGGTCCAGGAGTCGCAAGGTCTCGTGATCGATCACCAAGTAGAATATCCGGGTACTACCGTTGGAAAATCGAGGATTGTGACCGAACTCACTGCGGAGAATTTTTCTTATTTCGGGGACGCAAGGACCACCGCGTTCCGTAACAAAAAGGATGCGGAAAGTTTTTATCAGATCGGGCTTGCCGGTGGATTGAAAGATTATCCTTTTACCTTGGAAAACGTATTACTTTTAGATGAAGATAAAATCTATAATATTCGGGACAAGTTTCAGGACTCGAGGTCCGGTTACAATTACGAATTCATCTGTCATGAATTGATAGATATCATTTCTTGGTTACGTTTTGTAGAAGAAAAATATGAAGGAAAATTTTTCGGAAAGATGACAACTTTTCTTTTTGATCATCACAAACAGATAGATATCGCCCAGTTTTCTTGTGATCCGGAAGAATTGGAAAAATACGGGATCCGGATAGAAAATTAATTTCGGGTAAAGGATTTCCAAAAACCTAAAACTACTTGAAATAGAAACGGTTTCGTTTTAAAAAATCAAAACGAAGTCCATTTTCCCTAAAGAGGTTACCAATGCGGATCGGAATATTACCGCTATTATTTATCCTAATGATCGCAGTAAATTGTGTAGCGTTAAACACTACCGGTTTAACGAATCGTTATAAAGGAAGTGAAGCAAAGGATAAAATAGAAGAGGCGGCAACCCTTGCGGCTCAATTGTATGCGATCGGGAGCGGAGATTTTTCCGGCTCTACGTATTTGAATAATATATTTCTTCCGCCGATCCTGGCAGGGATCAAGCCCAGCGAATATTACGCTAAAGAAGATGTGCATGCTTGTGTGGACGAGATTAAATTGTTCGGAGCCTTAGGACTTCAACCGTCTATCGCAGTTCTGTTCGGGCAATGCTCGAATTTACAGCCTGACAATAATATCTATGGAAGTGTAGACTAAATTTCCTTTTCAACACTGACCCCCGGCTTCACTGAAGCTGGGGGCAAATTTCCCCAAGTAAAAGACTTTTCACCGGGTCCCTCTCGCTGGACTTTGTTTATAGCAATGTCCGATCGCCAACAATACATCCGCAATTTTTCGATTATCGCCCATATTGACCACGGTAAGTCCACCTTAGCGGACAGACTCTTGGAAATAGGCCGGATCACTGATGATCGGACCAAAAAAGACCAGATCCTGGACTCCATGGATATAGAGAGGGAGAGAGGGATCACGATCAAGGCAAACAACGCCACCTTTAATTATACCGCTGCTGACGGACATACTTATACGATGAACCTGATCGATACTCCAGGCCACGTGGATTTTACTTACGAAGTTTCCAGATCCTTAAAAGCATGCGAGGGAGTTCTACTCATAGTGGATGCAAGCCAAGGAGTAGAAGCCCAAACCTTAGCAAACTTGTATCTTGCTATGGAGCAAGACCTGGCAATCATACCTGTCATGAATAAGGTGGATCTTCCTGCAGCTGATGTGGAGAAGACCAAACTTCAGATCGAAGACAGTTTAGGTTTGGATGCTGAGAATGCTGTCGCGATTTCCGCGAAAACGGGACTGAACGTGCAGGCGGTCTTGGAAGAGATCACAAAACAAATTCCTCCACCGAAAGGAGATCCTAAGGCTCCTCTCAAAGCGTTAATTTATGATTCATACTTCGATCCATATATGGGCGTTGTGATCAAAATCAGAGTATTCGACGGAAGTGTAAAAAAAGGGGACCGAATCCTTTTGATGAGTAGCCAAAAGGATTTTACAGTCAATGAAGTAGGGATCAAAGGAATTACTTTAACGCCTACAGATTCTCTCACTGCGGGAGAAGTAGGATATATCATCGCAGGTATCAAAAAAGTTTCCGATGCAAGAACGGGGGATACCGTTACCTTATACTCCAATCCGAGTGCGGAAGCGGTTCCAGGATACAAAGATGCAAAACCGATGGTGTTTGCAGGACTATTTCCGATCGCAGGAGAACAATTCGAAGAATTAGTAGATGCGATCGAAAAGATGAAACTGAATGATGCAGCGCTAGTGTATGAGAAAGAAAGTTCCGCGGCATTGGGATTCGGATTTCGAGTTGGGTATCTGGGACTTCTCCACATGGAAATCGTACAGGAAAGATTAGAAAGAGAATTCAATCTCGATCTGATCACTACTGCTCCTTCCGTAAAATATACCATCAAAATGAAGAATGGAGAGGTTTTCGATATTGATAACCCTTCTAAATTCCCGGATCCCGTTTTTATAGAATCTACGGAAGAACCTTATGTTAAGGCCTCAATCATTACTCCAAACGAATATGTGGGAAATATTATGACCTTAGCGATCGAAAAAAGAGGGGTACAATTGGATACTGTATATCTTTCGCAAGACAAGGTCCAGTTAACCTACGAGATCCCGCTCTCCGAACTTATTTTCGAATTTTATGATAAACTAAAGTCTTTGACCAGAGGTTACGCTTCTTTGGATTACGAGCCTTGCGGTTATAAGGCTTCCAAGTTGGTTAAAATGGATATCCTTGTGAACGGGGAATCTGTGGACGCTCTCTCTATGATCGTTCACAATTCCAAGGCGGAATCTCGCGGTAGAGAGATTATCGAAAAACTGAAAGAAATAATCCCGCGTCACCAATTTATGATCCCGATCCAAGCTGCAGTCGGAGGGAAGATCCTCGCCAGAGAAAGTATTTCCGCCCTTCGTAAGAACGTAACCGCTAAATGTTACGGTGGAGATATCACTCGTAAGAAGAAACTTTTAGAGAAGCAGAAGGAAGGGAAAAAACGAATGAAACAGATCGGAAATGTGGAAATCCCTCAAGAAGCGTTCCTGGCAGTCCTAAAAACAGGGGATTAATTTTTGAAAGACTCCGTTTTGCGTTTCAGCAGAACCGGAGAAGATTTCGTTCTCAAAATACATTCTTCGGAACTTTTCATCAAAAGAGAAGATCGGATCTTCTTTTCCCAAGGGACCAAGATCCGTAAACTACTTGGAATTTATAAAAGTTTAGAATCGAAATTCCGGTCAGGGGAGATCCGAAAGGTCATCTTACAAGGGAATTTGCATTCAAATGCGGTCCTTGCTGGGAGTTTGTTTTTTCGATTTGTCGAAGTGCCTACAAAAATCCTGGGATATTCCAGGGATCCAAAGCTCATTTCTCCTGCTTCTATCATTTCTAAACGGTTTTCGGAGCTGGAATTGTATCCGACACGGAAGGAATGGGAGAGAATTGTCGAAGATACTACAAATTCTCTTCCTTCCAGCCAAATCCTGATCCCGGAATATCTATTCACACCAGAGGCTCTGCAGGGACTTGCTTCTCTTTGGAATGAAATAGATCCGACAAGATACGATCGGATCGTATTAGACGTTGGTTCAGGGCTTACGTGGATTTCTGCTATTTTATGGGGAAAACTCCCGGTCACCGGGATTTGTCTAGGTATACAAAAGGAGAAGTTTCTTCCTTGGATGAGATCCAATTTGTCGTCACTTCTACTTTCGAATGTAAATCTTCCTTTGGAAACCTTGATCGATCCAAAAGAAAAAGGAAAAGCGGATTTCTCCTATGGCAAAAAAGGGAATATCTGGCTGGAAAGATCGAAAGAATACCAAAGAAGATTCGGAATTTATTTAGAGCCTATCTATGCTGCAAAGTCTATTCGCATTATTGAATCTATGATGGAGAATAGAGAATTGGAAGGAAGGATTTTGTATATTTATCAAGGAGGTATCTTACAAGGCGGAATAACTTCGATTTCTCCCTAAGGGATTCGGCGCATAGCATAACTTATATATCGAGTCTGAAGTTCCTTTCAAAAAGAAAAAGGCCATCTTTCGAAGGCCTTTTTCTCAATTGGTAGTAACCAGAAGTCTTAAGAAAGAATATATTCTTTATTCAAAACTCGGATAAAATCCCGTTTGATTTCTTTCGGACAAGCCGCCTCGCATTCATACTGATTCGTACAATTTCCGAAACCTTCTTTGTCCATAGCGTTTACCATGTTTTTTACACGTTCTTTTTTCTCGACTTGCCCCTGAGGCAGTAGTGCAAGGTGAGAAATTTTTGCCGAAACAAAAAGCATAGCGGAAGCATTTTTACAAGAAGCAACACAAGCACCACAACCGATACAAGTGGCTGCATCCATTGCAACGTCCGCATCCTTTTTTGGGATCGGCAATGCGTTTGCGTCGGGAGCTCCTCCCGTATTGACACTGACGAATCCCCCTGCTTGGATGATCCTGTCAAAACCGCTACGATCTACGACTAGGTCTTTTACGACCGGGAATGCTTTCGCTCTCCATGGTTCTAAATAGATCGTGTCTCCATCTTTAAAACT is from Leptospira sp. WS58.C1 and encodes:
- the lcpA gene encoding complement regulator-acquiring protein LcpA, with protein sequence MLALWKNVKPTYLFLFAFMACEPSVLSVNNVELCDYFTRDGVCREPSPLNKKYSVDIPNAKKPNTWEELGNYLYFHARETPGFVLRMNRRMSPEERKQIQETYFAMYEFAGVKGKMEGFEIGEDWIGSFNYLGSMVKEKQKKENRLGQYPYETSIFPTDLEFTWSAKGIKGSTKTRIDFVYHVLPAEKTP
- a CDS encoding diacylglycerol/polyprenol kinase family protein, with the translated sequence MKSEKTSSFNYFRKAWHLLGLIIPAFYYFDVFHGQFSLMYATRAILTVLLVLCLGLLVLLEWARFHIPVVQTVFVKLAGPLLKEEEKSRINGTFPYFLSITLVVFFFPPDIAILSLLFLVIGDPMAAWVGTHFGKNRFSNGKSKEGILAFILSSAVVGLWFLSVIQSGSREFGIYQFSSGEFWQNVILILPAVIAAAVTELYSGTYWNGIVDDNLLIPVVSAVVLGLFSYFTLNLSVDQIFLNPMQIFEMY
- a CDS encoding ClpP family protease; this encodes MSETEKITEVIEELAGSKISKKFIDHRKIFLWGAVTDESAKDIVGKLLYLEMADPGKEITFYINSPGGVVTSGLTIYDTMKMITSPVHTVCMGLAASMGSVLLAAGVKGKRAIWPNGKVMIHQPSIGGQIVAPASDLKIQAEEILKTRARLNQILADACGHPVEKLEEDTDRDYYMDAEEAIKYGIVDTLATKIEFPKQN
- a CDS encoding FtsB family cell division protein → MGIGLANKLFLLLLFLSGMFYFTVLGESGLVVRSTLETSLSSLRLDVERLEYENRQLEERQKLLRDDRLALEKEARKYYLLSENAQIIKFREPEPKAENRPVLASRLIALRADRDMPVPPIQLLRFFYVSFVAFVFIGVFRKLRRKKLEERTAA
- the eno gene encoding phosphopyruvate hydratase, whose amino-acid sequence is MSKSSKISAIRAREIMDSRGNPTVEVDITLEDGSFGRAAVPSGASTGEYEAVELRDGDKSRYLGKGVLKAVENVNVKIKDILIGEDALDQNRIDFLMLDRDGTKNKSKLGANAILGTSLAVAKAAASHTRLPLYRYVGGNFANELPVPMMNIINGGAHADNNVDFQEFMILPVGVNSFREALRVGAEVFHSLKSVLKSKKLNTAVGDEGGFAPDLASNLEGLEVILQAIEKAGYKPEKDVLLGLDAASSEFFDKSKKKYVLGGEGNKEFSSAELVEYYSDLVSKYPIITIEDGLDENDWEGWKLLSEKVGKKIQLVGDDLFVTNIEKLSQGISQKVGNSILIKVNQIGSLSETLASIDMAKKAKYTNVISHRSGETEDVTISHIAVGTNAGQIKTGSLSRTDRIAKYNELLRIEEELGSSAVYKGRNTFYNL
- a CDS encoding TIGR04452 family lipoprotein: MRIGILPLLFILMIAVNCVALNTTGLTNRYKGSEAKDKIEEAATLAAQLYAIGSGDFSGSTYLNNIFLPPILAGIKPSEYYAKEDVHACVDEIKLFGALGLQPSIAVLFGQCSNLQPDNNIYGSVD
- a CDS encoding STAS domain-containing protein, producing the protein MILNEIIIQTEKIDGVQVLKLQGSINSFTEKKFKDVLSLAVRQGPVIMDMEDVHLVSSTGVQALKEVSQSSFATKNKLVLVNISKAVINVFKMAGLSGFFLIANDEEAALKMASKR
- a CDS encoding DUF6989 domain-containing protein, which produces MKTTEKHSLFFHISFTILCIIVLLLPIPATNGWRLFFLVLVYNISLPIVAQVWEHDRWMDIFLFVLPVSILQVIPDWFLSKVLGVLVFPPDGFYKIGTVSAYMAGLWTIPLFIIVYVATRFEKRYPEANPLSKYLLAGGTAFLIFFLSEEFMRLIPVWYAQNVSMIGHTAIYVLFPEFVLGIFATFAYFHTEHKPFRTKLLWAIPTMAVYLGTLSFSYLFVEGVWKV
- a CDS encoding DUF4416 family protein, translated to MNSKQNSSKPKKPLPASFFIVVSYENEEAYYRLKEKAEDSFSQTLYESKALPKWTHQFENFLDSPIGRFTRILSLKRRISREELPSLQKECMKFQTYLRKSDESIRVLPGYLTPYNLVLASLEEDLHRIYLFHGVFAEIIYTYQGQKWIPQTSASEFFKHPEVLYFFTNLRESYVSSLEKR
- a CDS encoding YheT family hydrolase, with the protein product MEASHFRPKRFVSGKHAQTIYSTLFPPENPLRTSYYCEDILLTVSGESGDKLWLEHNPPVSSYRKSSIPSNGSYILMIHGMEGDSESSYLISLASSALERGYGVIRMNLRNCGRGRGFSRKSYYAGQSEDLQDVLDYIYEYLSQKIFVSGFSLSANLVLKFFGESRNHKSLAFSAVSPPLDLAKNCEFIDSLSGRFYRNHFISSFKKKIKEGILDLTPLQLENSKKIKTFFDFDDMITAPSFGYPSAMEYYKKNSCIGYIQSITHHGILIHAEDDPVVPLFEWNSIDWNRLPNLKTILTKQGGHVGFVTDSKPDLPDGRWLTKILLDYFDSKL
- a CDS encoding UDP-3-O-acyl-N-acetylglucosamine deacetylase, with product MKVLTQISEIKDLVSDRNPEILSLPEEFSQETEVDPEYSYTIQKEFQVQGKATFENKESIIKVSPIQNGRSGFSWNGIRYDLDSRKCIKGNHNIQLGEVKVIEHPLAWMLAFGIYADFTLTESSFPTFDFCDRVYMDHSKGNLKKLGERKKISVSSPFALVWEKGYCVLEPSVQESQGLVIDHQVEYPGTTVGKSRIVTELTAENFSYFGDARTTAFRNKKDAESFYQIGLAGGLKDYPFTLENVLLLDEDKIYNIRDKFQDSRSGYNYEFICHELIDIISWLRFVEEKYEGKFFGKMTTFLFDHHKQIDIAQFSCDPEELEKYGIRIEN